The genomic stretch GCTTCTGGCGATTCCCGCCAGGAACTCCAGGACCAGCTGGAAGTTTCCTTCTCCGACGCTGGAAGAACCGTCGATGAGGAACCCGATGTTGACAGAGTTGTAGCAGGTTTTACCTTAAAAACACACAcgttcattcatttttttgttttttttacgcaTCCATATTTTCGCAGCTTGCCGCTCAACTCTTTGCCACCGTGAACTGTTGCGTTGTGTCTTACCAACCCGTTCTcgttccgaactcgtaaaataagtacgtttgggcagtgtccttcggcgtctgatgcgacgaaaaaggcacccttcggtgtatttgtgtaacgtgctggggagagccgcagttggatgagatttagcgagtggtacgtaaggggaaattgctgggtaaggacagtggttggggtggcggtaggggtggggggaaaaaaccgatacagcatagtatcgcgatatttttcgtggcaatactgtatcgatacacagacgccaagtatcgatcttttattatataggCTATgtcttggtcagtttgtctgcttgacaatctgattttgcactaataaaattgaagtgagatgaacaagcagagaaatgtatcttttcacataaaacagatgttgacaaaattgtcctttcgggacatcatttgaaattgtggaaaaatctgaagttggaaaaaaggtaaatacatcgcaatatatcgcagaatattgcagtatctttaaaatcgcaataatatcgtatcgtgacgtaagtatcgggatgatgtcgtatcgtgaggcctctggggaTTCCCGCCCCTAGGTGGCGGacgggtaaaacaccggactttcactcaggagactcgggttcgccgccccgcgtgtggcgttctGTTTCCCCGTCTctggcgtgtgtttcccggcttttgaggcgtcctttccccgttgtttttctcctaaacccaacctccgcgattcggttcacccgtcccgaccaagcgcgtcaaaagggacgaaaaagggacggAAATAGCgtcgaccaagcacgtttacacgagacgctaaaggagacttttaacgtcaaataagaacgagaaaggctcctgaccgaacgccCTTATTTTaggagttgggtgtgagaatgtgttggtgtCTTACTGCAGAGCAGGGCGTCCAGCGAGCACAGCTTCTGAGCCAGAGGTTTGACATGTTTGGTGGTGCTGAACCAGCTGGGGATCAAATAACTGAAGAAACCGTTGTCCTTACACACCGCCTGAGGGAAGAGGAAACACGGAAACATGTACTCTATGTTTGAATTATCTTCAGTGAAGGTGGTTCGGGGGTGGATGGGTCCAAAAACACAGGAGACCGCTGTTCAGGTCTGGTGGGAAACCCCCAAAGTTTGAATTGGAattggaaattgatttatttgaaacagggacagtgcacaaataaacattaaacttgttaaacaagagaatacagtacaggccaaaagtttggacacaccttctcatcaatgcgtttttttaatttattttcatgactatttacattgtagattctcactgaaggcatcaaaactatgaatgaacacatatggaattatgtacttaacaaaaaagtgtgaaataactgaaaacatgtcttatattttagattcttcaaagtagccacccctttgcttttttattaataagggaaaaacttccactaatgaaccctgacaaagcacacctgtgaaggtaaaaccatttcaggtgactacctcatgaagctcattgagagaacaccaagggtttgcagagttatcaaaaaaagcaaagggtggctactttgaagaatctaaaatataagacatgttttcagttatttcacacttttttgttaagtacataattccatatgtgttcattcatagttttgatgccttcagtgagaatctacaatgtaaatagtcatgaaaataaaaaggaaacgcattgaatgagaaggtgtgtccaaacttttggcctgtactgtatatgtatgtggtACACCCACTACAATAAATTACACTACCGTCAGTACGTCTACGTATCTATGCACAAAAGTACTTCTTTCAAACCTAAATCATGATCTTTTTTGTGAacttttggtgcctaaacctaacaaaAAGAGTGTGTTCGTTACAGTGAAAACACACCACGTATAGCCGCGCAGCTATTTCCGTTTTggcgcccatgttatccaatctaTTCGTTTATATCAGCTGCAGCGTGTGTGTATAGACCACAGTGCAGCCGGATActttacagaaataaaacatattcaaaataaaacacctgggttcatggtgattttggctgtcttgacttctcacagcaagacacaaaaaaaacaaacacacaaaaacaaacaaaaacacaaacacaaaaaaaaaaaacacacaacacacagaaaacacacagacagacacaagcacacacacaaagcaacacacacacacacacacacaaacacacagagacagacacacacacacacagagacacacacacagaagacacacacacaccacacacagagacagacacacaacacacacacacacacagacacacacaaaaaaacgaacacacacacacacagacaacacacacagagaacacacacagacacacacacacaccagacagacacacacaagagaaccacacacagacagacagacagacagacagacagacacacacagagacacacacagacacacacacagacagacagacagacagacacacacgcacacacacagagacacacacacactgacacacagacacacgcacacacacacacacacacacacacagagacacacacacacacacagacacacacacagagacacacacatagacaacacacacacagacacacacacacactgacacacacacacacacacacagagacacacagacagacacacacagacacacacacacacacacacacacacacagagacacacacagagacagacagacacacacacacacacacagagacacacacagagacacacagacagacagacagacacacacacacacagacagacagacacacacacacacactgacacacagacacacgcacacacatacagagacacacacacacacacacagagacacacacacacacacagaaaatgaagtgtgCACCTTCTTCACAAAGTCCTTGTCTCGCACCATGGCGAGCTCCTCAGGCGCCGGTTTGGCCACAGACACCAGAAAGACGTTGATGCCTGACTCTCTGGCCAACATGGCCGCCTGCTCCAGGTCGTCAGACGGCCAGCCGTCAATCAGCACCATCATCACCCGCGGGTGACCTCGCCGCCCGCCTTTCTCCTGGCTGAAGAAGGTCTCCGCTGTGTGCATGATGGCTTTACCTAATCCCAAGACAGGAAACCAGTTACAGAGACATTTTAGGCAATGTAATGTTCACATTACCAACTTCTGTTTTACATTACAGAcctttctcacagcagacatgttgactcgtcatagtaggaaaagcccagctgagattgataaccttaacgatggctcagttccatcaagtgtcccagtaagatatttcagtgagtcagcatgaacaataccagggcctctcctaagtggaatgcagccatcagtaatggtttaataccagggtctctcctaagtggaatgcagccatcagtaatggtttaataccaggacctctcctaagtggaatgcagccatcagtaatggtttaataccaggacctctcctaagtggaatgcagccatcattaatggtttaataccagggtctctcctaagtggaatgcagccatcagtaatggtttaataccagggcctctcctaagtggaatgcagccatcagtaatggtttaataccagggtctctcctaagtggaatgcagccatcagtaatggtttaataccagggtctctcctaagtggaatgcagccatcagtaatgggtttgaatacacctgtgcttttactactatgacatgtcaacatgtctgctgtgagaaaggTCTATATCcaactttttttcttcagtttaaaTAATCCTTTGACATGCTTAAATCTAATGTTTTTAGCTAGATACGGGCACTTTGTTAGCATTTCAGCCGTTAGTTGTATATTGTGGCGCCGATTGGTTTGGCGTGGCTTTCAGAGTATGACTCTGGCTCTGTATAAAAagtacaaagtgtgtgtgtgtgtgtgtgtgtgtgtgtgtgtgtgtgtgtgtgtgtgtgtgtgtgtgtgtgtgtgtgtgtgtgtgtgtgcgtgcgtgcatactACCTGTGTTGGTGTCTCCGCCCAAGTAGGCCAGCTCCTTGATGGCAAACAGCAGCTCTTTAGGCTGAGTGTAGTTAGTCAGTAAGAACTCGGTCCTCGGAGAATCACTGCACACACAATGTGAGTATTATCAATACCATGTACTTAAATCAGTTAAAGTAAATGTTTGTAGTCACGCAGATACAAAAACATGGGaccatagggtccaggttaaaaaaatacacagagtATATTGGAATAGATTGACTTACTTGAACCATTTTTCCAGAAAATTCTCTTTATTGCTCTTATTTGGTAGTGTATTAATAATTTTTgaatctgtctgtatgtgtgtctgaccTGGCCTGGATCAGTCCTATATGCGGTCCCGTTGATCCGACTCTCAACATGGCGGCCAGTTTGACGACAAAGTTCTTCTGCAGGTTGAACCTCCGCTGTCcgatgttgttgctgctgtcgATCACCATGGCGATATCCATCTGACAGTctgcacacgtacacacacacacacattaactagGTGCACAATCTTAGTTCACATCCTGCAGCAAAAAGCTCCAAAAAAAACCTAAACTGAGCGTGCAGTTTACCTTTATTTCCACCTGTCAGAGCTTTCTTCACTGACGGTTTCTTCAGGGGTTTctttgctgcaacacacacacacacacacacgcacacgcacacacacacgcacacacagagacacacacacacacacgcacacgcacacgcacacacagagacacacacacacacacacacacgcacacgcacacgcacacacatgctaGTAACACAGTCTGTCTGGTTACAGAAACTGAACAGAGTTTACGTTCTAGAAGACAGCGCTATAATTTACCTGGTTGTGCGGCTGCAGGCAGAGCTGTGGTACTGGTATCACTGGTCAACTCCAGAGGGACATTAACAGgctctggacacacacacacacacacacacacacacacacacacacacacacacacacacacacagacacacacacacacacacacacacacacattacgcatacggacacaaacacacacacacacacacacactcacacacacagacacacacagacacaaacacacatacacacacacacacacacacacagacacacagacacaaacacacatacacacacacacacacacacacaccgcagcacacacacattacacatacggacacaaacacacacacacacacacacacacacacatatggacacacacacacacacacaaacacacacacatacacgcacacacacacacatacggacacacacacacacacacggacacacacacacacgcatgcacacacacacaggcacgtacacacacacgctcacacagacattcatggacacacacgcaggcacacagacggacacacggagacagacacacacacacacacacacacacacacacacacacacacacacacacacacacacacacacacacacacagttgaaagctccagaacaagcCATTGAGTTGTGATTGTTTTTTGTCCTTAAAGGCAAAACCCTTCaggcaaaaacatttttcatgGACTGGTTCAGGTCATACATTTTGTGCTCTTTATCTTCAATAACATGTCTTAGcggaaataaaacatttatttgactaCACTTTGTTCATCTGTGTCTGTACACttctcctaaattcaccaaaagtaagcattagataatgcctcatttgcatatttaaacataacatttcacaaaaaaaatcttaatgtcagtaaacaACAGCAGAAGTGTAATGCCGATATCGGTCTTTGTGTATCTTTAAGTGTCTTCAAACATCTTGTCTTGTTGGACCAACAATCAAAAAaccatctttttttaaactgcacagCACGACCAACCAATGAACCAATGGATGACCGGCCGAGACGGCTCCACCTACTGATGAGGCTGAAGGAGGCGCTCCAGCGGGACAGCGCCTGTGATTGGATCCCGTGGGAGTAGGAGCCCATGTAGTTGTGTCGTCCCTGCATCTTTTGAACTCTGACGGGGCCGCCGGACGGACCCAGAACCCCCCTGTAGAGCAGAGACACATTTAAAAACGTACACAAAAAAATCACTGGAAACAGCAACGGGTGCGTTCCCATCCACAGGCTACATAAACAGTTCTCCCTGCTGCCTGTAGTGGTGGGCACATCGAGGCTTcctgaaacaatgaaacagttgaagcaaaagtgccatattgtgtcgaggcttcgaaacaatccgACCCCCGTCTCAgcgatgacacctagtggtcacttgcaggtgttgatctgaaacaaccagGACAACGAGCCAGttttttattactgtatttTTCTAATGTGAAGCTTGTAACCTGTACACTGCAGAAAGAGGTGTGTTAAAAATTGACACAACATGTgtagtccctgaacacactcaccacatgtgttaaaattctacacatgttgtgtcatttttaacacaagagttTTCTCATCTCTTTTTGCAGTGTATTCTCAAAGACTTCGGTAaggagacaataaaaaaaaatttgatgtAAATACCTAAAATTTTCTGTCCCGCCAAAggtgaaagaaatgcaatttaaaattaTGAATAGGATTTATCCCACTGATGATTTCTTAAAACAGATATTTAAAATGGATGTAGGAAACTGTACACTGCAAAAggagatgtgttaaaaatgacacaacatgtgtagaattttaacacatgtggtgagtgtgttcagggactacacatgttgtgtcatttttaacacatcactttttgcagaaaataacaaaataacatgATAACATGATGCACAGTGAGAAGCCTATAGGCTTCTCACTGTGCatcatgttattttggtcatgaCAAAAGAATATTAATAAcagaaatcaagccacaatgtctcacctttttatagatttttattcaaaaatattaatttctctgctgtggagcCTCcattttttatctatctatatctatctatatatctatctctgtatctatctatctatctatctatctatctatcaatatgTTAATGTGTCACTATGTATACTCTGTCTCTAGccttcaatgtgtaaatttaaatgtaagcctaaatataactaaataaATCGCACTATAAATGTCTCTATATCACCAAAAATCtgctatctcaaaatcaaactcctctcacaaaaacccaCGAGGTCAAGATGCGTTGACTTCACCTTTATACTGATGTGCGATTGTGTGTTcccgaccctgtcaatcaaacgctgattcatgccacctgttgaaacacctgtgaaacactccgatgcttcatttagccgtagtcacgtgacatgggtgttttgaatcacgcttcggatagtggtgggcagatcgaggcttcgtgaaacaatgaaacagttgaagcaaatgtgccatattgtgtcgaggcttcgaaacaatccgACCCCCGTCTCAgcgatgacacctagtggtcactggcaggtgttgatctgaaacaaccaaGACAACGAGCCCAAAaaaatatgtgaagcttgtaggctcctcactgtgcataatgttattttggtcatgaaaaatgaattaataagagaaatcaagccacaatgtctcacttttttatagatttttattccaaaatattaattgtggaaggacttagccttcttctttttttacagataatgtctccagcctttgaaaaaatcctcacacatgggacacttgttgctggcatgcaaagatattttttagcaaggatTAATTAGCaattactgctctctctttccagtaagttaggggatcatgagttctgggcaaaaacgcatcgttgaggtattttttctcttccactgtggcatcagctgtagcattgtGTATCATCTTGGTTTCACGGATACGATCATCAAAACGTTGTAGACACTCGTGAAACACTCCGATGCTTCATTTAGCCTTGGTCACGTGACATGGGTGTTTTGAATCAcgcttcggatcagtgtttcgaaacatctgcgcttcgggatctcgACAAAGCTTCGGAACGTCAGTTTCACTTCTGCCATCCCTAGCTGCCTGCTCGGTGTTCAGTTCGTTAGCCGGGACaccgtctgacagtctggcgaggtcggtgacccgagtctgttcggtgtgtcccgtgcccgtcagtctgggggggggggggctgtcggcgttcattttggccgacctgacgcgTTCGGTCGGAGGCAGGGCGGTCGGGACTCACCGGGAAATGGCGagcagaatgaggtgactagagtctctcaaaatctgatgaagatcttttaaactgacctttgttgatctgagatgaagacagattcagcaactacacacacagacacagagacacagacacatacacacagagacacacacacacacacacacacacacagagagacagacacacacacacacacacagacagacagatggacacacacacacacacacacacacagacagacagatagacacacacacacacacacacagagacacaaacacacacacacacacacagacacacacacagagacacacacacacagagacacacacacacagacacacacacacacacccacacacacacacacagacacacacacacacacacacacacagacacacagagagacacacagagacacacagagacacacacacacacacacacacacacacacacacagacacacacagacacacagagagacacacagagacacacacacacacacacacacacacagacacacacagcacacacacacacacacagacacacacacacacacacacacatacacacacacacacagacacacacagacacacaaagacacacacacagacacacacacagacacacacacagacacacacacacacacacacacacacacacacacacacacacacacacacaccacacacacaacacacacacacacacacacacacacaacacacacacaaaacaacaccaacacaacacaacaaaccacagcctatttctctcttcagatgtttccagaaacacgtctcggtgaattattttagtccgatatgagatcggattctgaacaagccgccatgacagtctggctttgaatttccggagaaaacaaacccatgtgacgcgttcgtccaatcagctgccagttttcatttcctgggcgacaatacagattagcgccgcctgctgttatagagatgtattacgtctcgtctcttcggtgcgTTCTGAGGCAGTTTTTGGACCGACTCGGGGAGACCGATCATTTCGACCGGCTgtatgtgtaagcagctttaagCTTACACAAAACTTGAAAACTTCTTTCAACAAAGTTCCTCCATTCAGAACACCCTGCAACGTCACCAACACAGATATCCCTCCCTCTATGTACGTCGTAATAGTGACGCCAAAAGTCCCGTCAGAGGGGGGCAAAAAGTTATGCCAAGAGTCCcgagtagggtgaccagacgtcccgaaaaattcgggacagtcccgaaatccaagcaggtgtcccgaatcccgaatcctgccctaattgtcccgaaaattagagcaaagtctcaaaAGCAGACTCtcgagtatttttttttttttttgactctcGAGTAGTTCTAACCTGATAGAActatagactgttaatattaacagtctatggatttttaaaatgaacattaaaaactgttcgtGGTGATTGAGTCATCCTGCAGCCAGCTACCATCGGCTGCTCATTGGCTGCAAGTTGCAACGCgaattttcattcattcatttttgaaaTGGAGACTCAGGCTGGTGTCCCGGGACCCGATCAAGATCAACACGTAGCTAAAAAAGCAAAAACGTCTCTGCAGGTACGGGGAGGACTGGATAGGGGAATACCCCTGGATTACTGCAGTTTTCCACGATGCAAACAAAGCATTTtgcaatgtacagtacaggccaaaagtttggacacaccttttcattcaatgcgtttcctttttattttcatgactatttacattgtagattctcactgaaggcatcaaaagtatgaatgaacacatatggaattatgtacttaacaaaggaataaaactgaaaattttttttttagattcttcaaagtagccaccctttgcttttttattaataagggaaaaacttccactaatgaaccctgacaaagcacacctgtgaaggtaaaaccatttcaggtgactacctcatgaagctcattgagagaacaccaagggtttgcagagttatcaaaaaaagcaaagggtggctactttgaagaatctaaaatataagacatgttttcagttatttcacacttttttgttaagtacataattccatatgtgttcattcatagttttgatgccttcagtgagaatctacaatttaaatagtcataaaaataaaaaggaaacacattgaatgagaaggtgtgtccaaacctttggcctgtactgtaggtagCGCCtgtattaacgtgcgcttgttgccccgtgtgcgctgatgagctcatctgttgacatttccaaatgccttcctacaATCGTTCATGTGTCATTAGTACGACAAccaaatgagattttaactgtgtcgggctcggacagaaatatcttaatgcctgtcgggctcggacgCATATATTTGGACGCATATATTCTTGAAACGATGCCAGGGAagacaggaaataaaaaaaagattgttttggtacatGTGGACGTGGCCTAAGTAATACTTATACATAGCTTTCAGTTGTCACCCTGCCGCTCCAAATTTAAAACGGACATTTACAAATATGCAATAATGCAATAACAGTCAAGCAAGTACTTGGGTatgtgttttcatttatatttaccATTCAATATCGCAATCGCTGCTGTCAGTCCCATAGAAGAACATGACAGCTTGGTGTGTTTTTGGAACTATACAGGCTTACGTGAACCACCAGCGAGATCAAAGAGTGTCTCAACTCTTCTCTGTGTATGACTCTGGGAAGGAGGTTTTCCCCCTGCAGGCCCTCTGCAGAGCACTGACGAGGTCGTTCAGGGTTGAGAGTTAATCCTCCAGTCCCGCACATTCCTTCGTGGTGTTGGTGTATTGTTGAGGTTCAGCAGACAGCAGGACTCACGCGGCTCGTTGTTACATCACATCTGCAGCTGCAACACACTGGCTGTGCCCTGTAGTGTGTGTTcaccattttgtagtggtgtcCGAATTCCCCGCGGTTAGTTTCATTCATTATATAGTATGGACGGTGGCCCTGAACA from Perca fluviatilis chromosome 20, GENO_Pfluv_1.0, whole genome shotgun sequence encodes the following:
- the coch gene encoding cochlin — its product is MSQLSVLLRLTGLFFMICSTSGSESSVPYPVTCVTRGADLGEDGEVVLCPPDCTQRSVSVFGTGIYASVSSVCGAAIHGGVLGPSGGPVRVQKMQGRHNYMGSYSHGIQSQALSRWSASFSLIKPVNVPLELTSDTSTTALPAAAQPAKKPLKKPSVKKALTGGNKDCQMDIAMVIDSSNNIGQRRFNLQKNFVVKLAAMLRVGSTGPHIGLIQASDSPRTEFLLTNYTQPKELLFAIKELAYLGGDTNTGKAIMHTAETFFSQEKGGRRGHPRVMMVLIDGWPSDDLEQAAMLARESGINVFLVSVAKPAPEELAMVRDKDFVKKAVCKDNGFFSYLIPSWFSTTKHVKPLAQKLCSLDALLCSKTCYNSVNIGFLIDGSSSVGEGNFQLVLEFLAGIARSFDISDIGAHIGAVQFTYDQKLEFGLFEHSNKEDSVNAVRRISYMSGGTATGAAITYTTQNLFRRTGPGRNFLIVVTDGQSYDDVRGPAMAAQKQGITMYSVGVAWAPMDDLRAMSSEPKDSHTFFTREFTGLAEFIPVLVRGICRDFTENN